A single region of the Pseudomonas solani genome encodes:
- the dksA gene encoding RNA polymerase-binding protein DksA, producing MPTKAKQQSSQLIRGFEPYQETKGEEYMSDRMRAHFTSILNKWKVELMEEVDRTVHHMQDEAANFPDPADRASQEEEFSLELRARDRERKLIKKIDETLQLIEDNDYGWCDSCGVEIGIRRLEARPTATLCIDCKTLAEIKEKQLGS from the coding sequence ATGCCCACCAAAGCTAAGCAACAGAGCAGCCAACTGATCCGTGGTTTCGAGCCCTACCAGGAAACCAAGGGTGAGGAATACATGAGTGATCGCATGCGCGCTCACTTCACCAGCATCCTCAACAAGTGGAAGGTTGAGCTGATGGAAGAAGTGGATCGTACCGTGCACCACATGCAGGACGAAGCCGCTAACTTCCCCGATCCGGCCGACCGCGCCAGCCAGGAAGAAGAATTCAGCCTGGAACTGCGTGCCCGTGACCGCGAGCGCAAGCTGATCAAGAAGATCGACGAGACCCTGCAGCTGATCGAAGACAACGATTACGGCTGGTGCGACTCCTGCGGCGTCGAGATCGGCATCCGCCGCCTCGAGGCACGCCCCACCGCTACGCTCTGCATCGATTGCAAGACGCTGGCGGAGATCAAGGAAAAGCAACTCGGTTCCTGA
- a CDS encoding energy transducer TonB, which yields MHLVSLAEPAPAVAEPVARPAPAPRKVEPQSRPVAEAKPIAIKPRLVSPEAPARKVARVEPKPQPRPQSRPSSEPSVAHAAASAPQPAPAQQVAIAAKLPKAEVVIDQPSFLTPPKPPIYPAQARRRNQQGVVLVEVRLDERGGLREMKLLRSSGIESLDEAAINAVASWRFRPEVQDGEPVPSRVRIPIEFALTASR from the coding sequence GTGCACCTGGTCAGCCTGGCCGAGCCGGCGCCTGCCGTGGCTGAGCCCGTGGCGCGTCCGGCACCGGCTCCCCGCAAGGTGGAACCACAGAGCCGCCCAGTCGCGGAGGCCAAGCCTATTGCCATCAAGCCGCGCCTGGTCAGCCCCGAAGCCCCCGCGCGCAAGGTCGCTCGCGTCGAGCCCAAGCCGCAGCCGCGTCCGCAATCCCGCCCCAGCAGCGAGCCGAGCGTGGCGCACGCCGCAGCGTCGGCCCCGCAGCCGGCACCTGCCCAGCAGGTCGCCATCGCCGCCAAGTTGCCGAAGGCCGAGGTGGTCATCGACCAGCCTTCCTTCCTTACACCGCCCAAGCCCCCGATCTACCCGGCCCAGGCGCGCCGCCGCAATCAGCAGGGCGTGGTCCTGGTGGAGGTCCGCCTGGACGAGCGCGGCGGGCTGCGGGAGATGAAATTGCTGCGCTCGTCAGGCATCGAAAGCCTCGACGAAGCGGCCATAAACGCGGTCGCCAGCTGGCGCTTCCGTCCCGAGGTCCAGGACGGCGAGCCGGTACCGAGCCGCGTGAGAATACCCATTGAATTCGCCCTTACGGCGAGCCGTTGA
- a CDS encoding pyridoxal phosphate-dependent aminotransferase, translating into MAQSYSARSRAIEPFHVMALLARANELQAQGHDVIHLEIGEPDFTTAAPIVQAGQAALAAGHTRYTAARGLPQLRSAIAGFYGDRYDLDIDPERILITPGGSGALLLAASLLVDPGRHWLLADPGYPCNRHFLRLVEGAAQLVPVGPESRYQLTPNLVERYWDGDSVGALVASPANPTGTLLTRDELGGLSAALKAKGGHLVVDEIYHGLTYGVDAASVLEVDDDAFVLNSFSKYFGMTGWRLGWLVAPTDAVPELEKLAQNLYISAPSMAQHAALACFEPDTLAILEERRIEFARRRDYLLPALRELGFRIAVEPEGAFYLYADVSAFTQDAYAFCRHFIETEHVAFTPGLDFGRHLANQHVRFAYTQSLPRLEEAVQRIARGLKTWAALTA; encoded by the coding sequence ATGGCCCAGTCATACAGTGCACGCAGCCGTGCCATAGAACCCTTCCACGTGATGGCCCTGCTGGCTCGCGCCAACGAATTGCAGGCCCAGGGGCATGACGTCATCCACCTGGAGATCGGCGAGCCGGACTTCACCACCGCCGCGCCCATCGTCCAGGCGGGGCAGGCTGCCCTGGCCGCCGGCCACACGCGCTACACCGCCGCACGGGGCCTGCCGCAACTGCGCAGCGCCATCGCCGGGTTCTATGGCGATCGCTACGACCTGGATATCGACCCCGAACGCATCCTGATTACTCCCGGCGGTTCGGGGGCTTTGTTGCTGGCCGCGAGCCTGCTGGTCGACCCGGGCCGCCACTGGCTGCTCGCCGACCCGGGCTACCCCTGCAACCGTCACTTCCTGCGCCTGGTGGAAGGCGCGGCGCAACTGGTGCCGGTCGGCCCCGAAAGCCGCTACCAGCTCACCCCGAACCTGGTGGAGCGCTACTGGGATGGCGACAGCGTCGGCGCCCTGGTCGCCTCGCCCGCTAACCCCACCGGCACGCTGCTCACCCGCGATGAGCTGGGCGGCCTTTCCGCCGCGCTGAAGGCCAAGGGCGGGCACCTGGTGGTCGACGAGATCTACCACGGCCTCACCTACGGCGTGGATGCCGCCAGCGTGCTGGAGGTGGATGACGACGCCTTCGTGCTCAACAGCTTCTCCAAGTACTTCGGCATGACCGGCTGGCGGCTCGGCTGGCTGGTGGCGCCGACGGACGCGGTGCCTGAGCTGGAGAAGCTGGCGCAGAACCTCTACATCAGCGCCCCGTCCATGGCCCAGCACGCTGCCCTGGCCTGCTTCGAGCCGGATACCCTGGCGATACTCGAAGAGCGGCGCATCGAGTTCGCCCGCCGTCGCGACTACCTGCTGCCCGCCCTGCGCGAGCTGGGCTTCCGCATCGCCGTCGAGCCGGAAGGCGCCTTCTATCTATATGCAGATGTTTCCGCCTTCACCCAGGACGCCTACGCCTTCTGCCGGCACTTCATCGAAACCGAGCACGTGGCCTTCACCCCGGGCCTGGATTTCGGTCGCCACCTGGCCAACCAGCATGTGCGTTTCGCCTACACCCAGAGCCTGCCGCGCCTGGAAGAGGCGGTGCAGCGCATCGCCCGTGGCCTGAAGACCTGGGCGGCACTGACGGCATGA
- a CDS encoding Rieske (2Fe-2S) protein, whose protein sequence is MILLCRPDELAEGQSRGFLIDDLKLLLVRREGRVHAYENRCPHRGIPLEWQPDRFLDDSGSLIQCATHGALFLIESGECVAGPCAGESLRALDCSEDEHGIWLAR, encoded by the coding sequence ATGATCCTGCTATGCCGCCCCGACGAACTGGCCGAAGGCCAGAGCCGGGGCTTTCTGATCGATGACCTGAAGCTGCTGCTGGTTCGCCGGGAGGGCCGGGTCCATGCCTACGAAAACCGCTGCCCGCACCGGGGCATTCCCCTGGAATGGCAACCGGACCGTTTTCTCGACGACAGCGGCAGCCTGATCCAGTGCGCCACCCACGGCGCACTGTTCCTTATCGAATCCGGTGAGTGCGTGGCCGGGCCTTGTGCCGGCGAGTCCCTGCGCGCCCTCGACTGCAGCGAGGACGAGCACGGCATCTGGCTGGCGCGTTAG
- the gluQRS gene encoding tRNA glutamyl-Q(34) synthetase GluQRS encodes MSSPAYIGRFAPTPSGYLHFGSLVAALASYLDARAVGGRWLLRMEDLDPPREVAGAQDAILRTLESYGFEWDGERVRQSDRHDVYAQVIDRLFDQGLAYACTCSRKQLEGHQGVYPGFCRNALHPQHDAAIRLRVPELIYGFTDRVQGEFRQHLGREVGDFVIRRRDGLYAYQLAVVLDDAWQGMTDVVRGADLLDSTPRQLYLQELLGLPQPRYLHVPLIIQPDGHKLGKSYRSPPLPTDQAAPLLNRALRALGQRPPQELADASAREVLDWGIANWDATRIPGSRTLAEAQLR; translated from the coding sequence ATGAGCTCCCCTGCCTACATCGGCCGCTTCGCTCCCACGCCCAGCGGTTATCTGCACTTCGGCTCCCTTGTCGCCGCCCTCGCCTCCTACCTCGACGCCCGCGCCGTGGGTGGCCGCTGGCTGCTGCGCATGGAGGACCTCGACCCACCCCGTGAAGTGGCCGGCGCCCAGGACGCGATACTGCGCACCCTGGAAAGCTACGGCTTCGAGTGGGACGGTGAACGGGTGCGCCAGAGCGATCGCCACGACGTCTATGCCCAGGTGATCGACCGCCTGTTCGACCAGGGCCTGGCCTATGCCTGCACCTGCTCGCGCAAGCAGCTCGAAGGCCATCAGGGCGTCTACCCCGGTTTCTGCCGCAATGCACTGCACCCTCAGCACGACGCAGCGATCCGCCTGCGCGTGCCGGAACTCATCTATGGCTTCACCGACCGCGTGCAGGGCGAGTTCCGCCAGCACCTGGGGCGTGAAGTCGGCGATTTCGTCATCCGCCGACGCGACGGCCTCTACGCCTACCAACTGGCAGTCGTGCTCGACGACGCCTGGCAGGGCATGACCGATGTGGTGCGCGGCGCCGACCTGCTCGACTCCACGCCGCGCCAGCTGTACCTGCAGGAGCTGCTGGGCCTGCCGCAGCCGCGCTACCTGCACGTGCCGCTGATCATCCAGCCGGACGGCCACAAGCTGGGCAAGTCTTACCGCTCCCCACCGCTGCCGACCGACCAGGCCGCCCCGCTGCTCAACCGCGCACTCCGCGCACTGGGCCAGCGCCCCCCGCAAGAGCTCGCCGACGCCAGCGCGCGCGAGGTGCTGGACTGGGGCATCGCCAACTGGGACGCCACGCGCATCCCCGGCAGCCGCACCCTGGCCGAAGCGCAATTGCGCTAG
- the sfsA gene encoding DNA/RNA nuclease SfsA, with the protein MKFEPPLEQGRLLRRYKRFLADIETLDGELLTIHCPNTGSMLNCMSEGCRVWFSRSNDPKRKLPGTWEITETPQGRLACVNTARANALVEEALRADLIPELAGFIALKREVAYGVENSRADFRLDYPTGEVFVEVKSVTLGFDGTAVAAFPDAVTVRGSKHLRELAALARQGMRAVQFYCVNLSGIEAVRAAEEIDPAYAAALADAKAAGVEVLAYGAEVSPEGLVLQRKLQVLG; encoded by the coding sequence ATGAAGTTCGAGCCGCCCCTGGAGCAGGGCCGCCTGCTGCGTCGCTACAAGCGCTTCCTCGCCGATATCGAGACCCTCGACGGCGAGCTGTTGACCATCCACTGCCCGAACACCGGCTCGATGCTCAACTGCATGAGCGAAGGCTGCCGGGTCTGGTTCAGCCGCTCCAACGACCCCAAGCGCAAGCTCCCCGGCACCTGGGAAATCACCGAAACGCCCCAGGGGCGCCTGGCCTGTGTGAACACCGCACGGGCCAACGCCCTGGTCGAGGAAGCCCTGCGCGCCGACCTGATTCCCGAGCTGGCCGGCTTCATCGCGCTCAAGCGCGAGGTCGCCTACGGCGTGGAAAACAGCCGCGCCGACTTCCGCCTGGACTACCCGACGGGCGAGGTGTTCGTGGAAGTGAAAAGCGTGACCCTGGGCTTCGACGGCACCGCCGTGGCGGCCTTCCCCGACGCCGTCACGGTGCGGGGCAGCAAGCACCTGCGCGAGCTGGCAGCGCTGGCGCGCCAGGGCATGCGCGCGGTGCAGTTCTATTGCGTCAATCTCTCCGGCATCGAGGCCGTGCGCGCGGCGGAGGAGATCGACCCGGCTTACGCCGCAGCGCTGGCCGACGCCAAGGCCGCCGGGGTGGAGGTGCTCGCCTATGGCGCCGAGGTCAGCCCTGAAGGGCTGGTGCTGCAGCGCAAGTTGCAGGTGCTCGGCTAG
- a CDS encoding hemin-degrading factor → MTALTQTATAGPALYQAWQTLRGEEPRLRARDAAERLSVSEGELTASRLGVDAVRLRPEWASLLPALGELGHIMALTRNEHCVHERKGVYRDVSVMANGQMGLVVSADIDLRLFLGGWSSVFAVAEETPRGTQRSIQIFDKQGVAVHKVFLTERSEVAAWAPLVERFRAEEQSTELDLQPLPAAEPVKPDAEIDVASLREGWSTLKDTHHFFALLKKHGAARTQALRLAGTEWAEKLDTAELPRLLEAAGEKEIPIMVFVGNRHCIQIHSGPVQNLKWMDTWFNVLDPEFNLHLKTPGVTELWRVRKPSSDGVITSWEAFDAEGELVVQLFGARKPGIPEREDWRALAETAPAL, encoded by the coding sequence ATGACTGCCCTCACCCAAACCGCCACGGCGGGCCCCGCCCTGTACCAGGCCTGGCAGACGCTGCGTGGCGAAGAGCCGCGCCTGCGCGCCCGTGACGCCGCCGAGCGCCTCTCGGTCAGCGAGGGCGAGCTCACCGCCAGCCGCCTGGGCGTGGATGCCGTGCGCCTGCGCCCCGAGTGGGCGAGCCTGCTGCCCGCGCTGGGCGAGCTGGGCCACATCATGGCGCTGACCCGCAACGAGCATTGCGTGCATGAGCGCAAGGGCGTCTACCGCGACGTGTCGGTGATGGCCAACGGGCAGATGGGCCTGGTGGTGTCCGCCGACATCGACCTGCGCCTGTTCCTCGGTGGCTGGTCCAGCGTGTTCGCCGTCGCCGAAGAGACCCCGCGCGGCACCCAGCGCAGCATCCAGATCTTCGACAAGCAGGGCGTGGCCGTGCACAAGGTGTTCCTCACCGAGCGCAGCGAGGTCGCTGCCTGGGCGCCGCTGGTCGAGCGCTTCCGCGCCGAGGAGCAGAGCACCGAGCTGGACCTGCAGCCGCTGCCCGCCGCCGAGCCGGTCAAGCCCGATGCCGAGATCGACGTCGCCAGCCTGCGTGAAGGCTGGTCCACCCTGAAGGACACCCACCACTTCTTCGCCCTGCTGAAGAAGCACGGCGCGGCACGCACCCAGGCCCTGCGCCTGGCCGGCACCGAATGGGCCGAGAAGCTGGACACCGCCGAGCTGCCGCGCCTGCTGGAAGCGGCCGGCGAGAAGGAAATTCCGATCATGGTGTTCGTCGGCAACCGCCACTGCATCCAGATCCACAGCGGCCCGGTGCAGAACCTGAAGTGGATGGACACCTGGTTCAACGTGCTCGACCCCGAGTTCAACCTGCACCTGAAGACCCCGGGCGTGACCGAACTGTGGCGCGTGCGCAAGCCCAGCAGCGACGGCGTGATCACCAGTTGGGAAGCCTTCGATGCCGAGGGCGAACTGGTGGTACAACTGTTCGGCGCGCGCAAGCCGGGCATCCCGGAGCGTGAAGACTGGCGTGCCCTGGCCGAGACCGCCCCGGCGCTCTGA
- a CDS encoding TonB-dependent hemoglobin/transferrin/lactoferrin family receptor, producing the protein MHVASPPFARRPWLALLLLSPSLALAAEKTATQFDTVTVTATRSEQTLDQVPNTVSVMTEREIDQKNVKNIQDLVRYEPGVSVGGTGSRFGLSGFTIRGIGGNRVLTQVDGVSMPDAFSFGGFLSAQRDYVDPDTLKQVEIIRGPASSLYGSDAIGGAVSFLTKDAADYLDEGDDAYARLKTGYDGSDDSWLRSTTLAARQGNVDGLVHIGRRTGQALDTQGDISGIGATREEANPVDYTTDNLLTKLGWNYAEGQRLQLTYERYQDDTDTKVLSNYSNTATIRTQDARDSVDRERYSLLHTLQLDSPIADNVQNQLSYQDSQTRQRTYENRVVTGSARFRTRDSHYEEKLWVLNSKLDKSFSIAGSRHTLVYGTDLKRLKNTDLREGGETVIATGVNTPVLPTSDFPDPTTNEYAAFVQDNIEIGRWTLLPGLRYDYYEMKPHATARYLNSQATDANPSNFTDSAVSPKFGVTYQVDDQHSVYGQYAAGFRAPQAIEIFGEFVNPGMYRTLANTNLKAETSDSFELGLRGKYEIGSFGAALFYNRYDDFIEQVSRASSVPGFPFGEFQYVNRDRVTIRGFEAKGELFLDKLGMPAGWRAMSSVAYARGKDEGTGQPINSVDPLKGVFGLGYAQPGGKFGGDLSWTLVAAKERIDRTQTAGQYQPSGYGLLDLNGWWQVTEEFSVNAGLFNITDKDYWQWGDVRGLTENSPSLQRYNQPGRHAAVNLVWEI; encoded by the coding sequence ATCCATGTCGCTTCGCCCCCCTTCGCCCGCCGCCCCTGGCTGGCCTTGCTTCTTCTTTCCCCCTCTCTCGCCCTGGCTGCGGAAAAAACCGCGACCCAGTTCGACACCGTCACCGTTACCGCCACCCGCAGCGAGCAGACGCTCGACCAGGTGCCAAACACGGTGTCGGTAATGACTGAACGAGAGATCGACCAGAAGAACGTAAAAAATATTCAGGATCTGGTGCGTTACGAGCCGGGGGTATCCGTTGGCGGAACGGGCAGCCGCTTCGGCCTGTCCGGTTTCACCATCCGCGGCATCGGTGGCAACCGCGTACTGACCCAGGTGGACGGCGTGAGCATGCCGGACGCCTTTTCCTTCGGCGGCTTCCTGAGCGCTCAGCGCGATTACGTGGACCCGGACACCCTCAAGCAGGTGGAGATCATCCGCGGCCCGGCCAGCTCGCTGTACGGCAGCGACGCCATCGGCGGCGCGGTGAGCTTCCTCACCAAGGACGCGGCCGACTACCTGGACGAAGGCGATGACGCCTACGCCCGCCTGAAGACCGGCTACGACGGCTCCGACGACAGCTGGCTGCGCAGCACCACCCTCGCCGCCCGCCAAGGCAACGTCGATGGCCTGGTGCACATCGGCCGCCGCACCGGCCAGGCACTGGACACCCAGGGCGACATCAGTGGCATAGGCGCGACCCGCGAGGAAGCCAACCCGGTCGACTACACCACCGACAACCTGCTCACCAAGCTCGGCTGGAACTACGCCGAAGGCCAGCGCCTGCAACTGACCTACGAGCGTTACCAGGACGACACCGACACCAAGGTCCTGAGCAACTACAGCAACACCGCCACCATCCGTACCCAGGATGCGCGCGACAGCGTCGACCGCGAGCGCTATTCCCTGCTGCACACCCTGCAGCTGGACAGCCCCATAGCGGACAACGTGCAGAACCAGCTCAGCTACCAGGACAGCCAGACCCGCCAGCGTACCTACGAGAACCGCGTCGTCACGGGTTCGGCGCGCTTCCGTACCCGCGATTCCCACTACGAGGAAAAGCTCTGGGTGCTCAACAGCAAGCTGGACAAATCCTTCAGCATCGCCGGCAGCCGGCACACCCTGGTCTACGGCACCGACCTCAAGCGCCTGAAGAACACCGACCTGCGCGAAGGCGGCGAAACCGTCATAGCCACCGGGGTCAACACGCCGGTCCTGCCGACCAGCGACTTCCCGGACCCGACCACCAACGAGTACGCGGCTTTCGTCCAGGACAACATCGAGATCGGCCGCTGGACCCTGCTGCCGGGCCTGCGCTACGACTATTACGAGATGAAGCCGCACGCCACCGCGCGCTACCTCAATAGCCAGGCGACCGACGCCAACCCGAGCAATTTCACCGACTCGGCCGTATCGCCCAAGTTCGGCGTGACCTACCAGGTCGACGACCAGCACAGCGTCTACGGCCAGTACGCCGCCGGCTTCCGCGCCCCGCAGGCGATCGAGATCTTCGGTGAGTTCGTCAACCCGGGCATGTACCGCACCCTGGCCAACACCAACCTCAAGGCCGAGACCAGCGACAGCTTCGAACTGGGCCTGCGCGGCAAGTACGAGATCGGCAGCTTCGGCGCCGCGCTGTTCTACAACCGCTACGACGACTTCATCGAGCAGGTATCCCGCGCCTCCAGCGTGCCGGGCTTCCCCTTCGGCGAGTTCCAGTACGTCAACCGCGACCGGGTAACCATCCGTGGCTTCGAAGCCAAGGGCGAGCTCTTCCTCGACAAGCTCGGCATGCCGGCCGGCTGGCGCGCCATGAGTTCCGTGGCCTACGCACGTGGCAAGGACGAAGGCACTGGCCAGCCGATCAACAGCGTCGACCCGCTCAAGGGGGTCTTCGGCCTGGGTTATGCACAGCCCGGCGGAAAGTTCGGCGGTGACCTGAGCTGGACCCTGGTGGCGGCCAAGGAACGTATCGACCGCACCCAGACCGCCGGCCAGTACCAGCCCTCGGGCTACGGCCTGCTGGACCTGAACGGCTGGTGGCAGGTCACCGAGGAGTTCTCGGTCAACGCCGGTCTGTTCAACATCACCGACAAGGACTACTGGCAGTGGGGCGATGTACGCGGGCTGACCGAGAACAGCCCCAGCCTGCAGCGTTACAACCAGCCCGGCCGCCACGCCGCGGTCAACCTGGTCTGGGAGATCTGA
- a CDS encoding sensor histidine kinase produces the protein MLTSFSLSQLILISAAYLFTLFGVAWLSDRGFVPRRIVRHPLTYTLSLGVYASAWAFYGTVGLAYQYGYGFLASYLGISGAFLLAPVLLYPILRITRTYQLSSLADLFAFRFRSTWAGALTTLFMLVGVLPLLALQIQAVADSIGILTREPVHDRVALSFCALITLFTILFGARHIATREKHEGLVFAIAFESLVKLTALGGIGLYALYGVFGGPHELELWLLQNQAALSTLHTPLQEGPWRTLLLVFFASAIVMPHMYHMTFTENLNPRAMVSASWGLPLFLLLMSLAVPLILWAGLKLGATTNPEYFTLGLGIAVNSDALALLAYVGGLSAASGLIIVLTLALSGMALNHLVLPLYQPPSEGNIYRWLKWTRRALIVAIIMAGYGFYLLLGAEQDLSNLGIVAFVATLQFLPGALSVLYWPTANSRGFIAGLLAGIGVWLFSMLLPLVGNLQGIYLPLFNAIYVLDDTSWHIAAIASLAANVLVFTLVSLFTDASAEERGAAEACAVDNVRRPQRRELVAGSPQEFSAQLAKPLGAKTAQKEVEQALRDLHLPFDERRPYALRRLRDRIEANLSGLMGPSVAQDMVETFLPYKSGSESYVTEDIHFIESRLEDYHSRLTGLAAELDALRRYHRQTLQELPMGVCSLAKDQEILMWNRAMEELTEIPAQRVVGSRLSAIAEPWKGLLESFINLPDEHLHKQRLQLEGQTRSLNLHKAAIDEPLAPGNSGLVLLVEDVTDTQLLEDKLVHSERLASIGRLAAGVAHEIGNPITGIACLAQNLREEREGDGELTEISSQILEQTKRVSRIVQSLMSFAHAGGRQQATEPVCLADVTQDAIGLLSLNKRSVDVEFFNLCDPEHVAEGDPQRLAQVLINLLSNARDASPPGSAIRVRSEISDHAVDLIVEDEGSGIPKAIMDRLFEPFFTTKDPGKGTGLGLALVYSIVEEHYGHITIESPADPEQQRGTRIRVTLPRFVEATSAVI, from the coding sequence ATGCTGACGAGCTTTAGCCTGAGCCAGCTGATCCTGATCAGCGCGGCTTACCTGTTCACCCTGTTCGGCGTCGCCTGGCTCAGCGACCGTGGTTTCGTACCGCGGCGCATCGTCCGCCATCCGTTGACCTACACCCTGTCGCTGGGCGTCTACGCCAGCGCCTGGGCCTTCTATGGCACGGTCGGCCTGGCCTACCAGTACGGCTACGGCTTCCTCGCCAGCTACCTGGGCATCTCCGGCGCCTTCCTCCTCGCGCCCGTGCTGCTCTACCCGATCCTACGCATCACCCGCACCTACCAGCTGTCTTCGCTGGCGGACCTGTTCGCCTTCCGCTTCCGCAGCACCTGGGCCGGGGCGCTGACCACGCTGTTCATGCTGGTGGGTGTGCTGCCGCTGCTGGCATTGCAGATCCAGGCGGTGGCGGATTCCATCGGCATCCTCACCCGCGAGCCGGTGCACGACCGCGTGGCCCTGAGCTTCTGCGCCCTGATCACACTGTTCACCATCCTCTTCGGTGCACGCCACATCGCCACGAGGGAGAAACACGAGGGCCTGGTGTTCGCCATCGCCTTCGAATCCCTGGTCAAGCTCACCGCCCTGGGCGGCATCGGCCTCTACGCGCTGTACGGCGTGTTCGGCGGCCCCCATGAACTGGAACTGTGGCTGCTGCAGAACCAGGCGGCGCTTTCCACCCTGCACACGCCACTGCAGGAAGGCCCCTGGCGCACGCTGCTGCTGGTGTTCTTCGCCTCGGCCATCGTGATGCCGCACATGTATCACATGACCTTCACCGAGAACCTCAACCCCCGCGCCATGGTCAGCGCCAGCTGGGGCCTGCCGCTGTTCCTGCTGCTGATGAGCCTGGCGGTGCCGCTGATCCTCTGGGCCGGCCTCAAGCTCGGTGCCACCACCAACCCGGAATACTTCACACTGGGCCTGGGCATCGCCGTGAACAGCGACGCCCTGGCACTGCTCGCCTATGTCGGCGGGCTGTCGGCGGCCAGCGGCCTGATCATCGTGCTGACCCTGGCGCTGTCGGGAATGGCGCTGAACCACCTGGTGCTGCCGCTCTACCAGCCGCCGTCGGAAGGCAACATCTACCGCTGGCTGAAATGGACGCGCCGGGCGCTGATCGTCGCCATCATCATGGCCGGCTACGGCTTCTATCTATTGCTGGGTGCCGAGCAGGACCTTTCCAACCTGGGCATAGTCGCCTTCGTCGCCACCCTGCAGTTCCTTCCCGGCGCCCTGTCGGTGCTTTACTGGCCCACCGCCAACAGCCGCGGCTTCATCGCCGGCTTGCTGGCCGGTATCGGCGTCTGGCTGTTCAGCATGCTGCTGCCGCTGGTGGGCAACCTGCAGGGCATCTACCTGCCGCTGTTCAACGCCATCTATGTGCTCGACGACACCAGCTGGCACATCGCGGCCATCGCCTCGCTGGCCGCCAACGTGCTGGTCTTCACCCTGGTCTCGCTGTTCACCGATGCCAGCGCCGAAGAGCGTGGTGCCGCCGAGGCCTGCGCCGTGGACAACGTGCGCCGCCCGCAACGCCGCGAACTGGTGGCCGGCTCGCCCCAGGAGTTCTCCGCGCAGCTGGCCAAGCCGCTGGGTGCCAAGACCGCGCAGAAGGAGGTGGAGCAAGCCCTGCGCGACCTGCACCTGCCCTTCGACGAGCGCCGCCCCTATGCGCTGCGTCGCCTGCGCGACCGCATCGAAGCCAACCTTTCCGGGCTGATGGGGCCCAGCGTGGCCCAGGACATGGTCGAGACCTTCCTGCCGTACAAGTCCGGCAGCGAAAGCTACGTCACCGAGGACATCCACTTCATCGAGAGCCGCCTGGAGGACTACCACTCCCGCCTCACCGGCCTGGCCGCCGAGCTGGACGCCCTGCGTCGCTACCACCGCCAGACCCTGCAGGAACTGCCGATGGGCGTGTGCTCGCTGGCCAAGGACCAGGAAATCCTCATGTGGAACCGTGCCATGGAGGAGCTCACCGAAATCCCCGCCCAGCGCGTGGTCGGCTCGCGCCTCTCGGCCATCGCCGAACCCTGGAAGGGGCTGCTGGAAAGCTTCATCAACCTGCCCGACGAGCACCTGCATAAGCAGCGCCTGCAGCTGGAGGGCCAGACCCGCTCGCTGAACCTGCACAAGGCGGCCATCGACGAGCCCCTGGCCCCCGGTAACAGTGGCCTGGTACTGCTGGTGGAAGACGTTACCGATACCCAGTTGCTGGAAGACAAACTGGTGCACTCCGAGCGCCTGGCGTCCATCGGTCGCCTCGCCGCCGGCGTCGCCCACGAGATCGGCAACCCCATCACCGGCATTGCCTGCCTGGCGCAGAACCTACGCGAAGAGCGTGAGGGTGATGGCGAGCTCACCGAGATCAGCAGCCAGATACTGGAACAGACCAAGCGCGTGTCACGCATCGTCCAGTCGCTGATGAGCTTCGCCCATGCCGGCGGCCGCCAGCAGGCCACCGAGCCGGTGTGCCTGGCCGACGTGACCCAGGACGCCATCGGCCTGCTGTCGCTGAACAAACGTAGCGTCGACGTGGAGTTCTTCAACCTGTGCGACCCGGAACACGTCGCCGAGGGCGACCCGCAGCGCCTCGCCCAGGTGCTGATCAACCTGCTCTCCAACGCCCGCGACGCCTCCCCGCCCGGTAGCGCGATACGCGTGCGCAGCGAGATATCCGACCACGCGGTCGACCTTATAGTGGAGGACGAAGGGAGCGGGATTCCCAAGGCGATCATGGACCGCCTGTTCGAGCCGTTCTTCACCACCAAGGACCCGGGCAAGGGGACCGGCCTGGGCCTCGCGCTGGTCTATTCGATCGTGGAAGAGCATTATGGCCACATCACCATCGAAAGCCCGGCCGACCCCGAACAACAGCGCGGCACCCGAATCAGGGTGACGTTGCCACGATTTGTCGAAGCGACGTCCGCTGTGATCTGA